The following coding sequences are from one Triticum dicoccoides isolate Atlit2015 ecotype Zavitan chromosome 4A, WEW_v2.0, whole genome shotgun sequence window:
- the LOC119288567 gene encoding MADS-box transcription factor 1-like isoform X2, which yields MYKILERYRTCNYNSPEATPPAENEINYQEYLKLKTRLEYLQSSQRNILGEDLGPLTMRELEQIENQIDISLKHIRTRKEQELLDQNKDLRKKLHDISCAENALHMSWQDGGHGSSSGHAIKTTYPGLLQRPEHDSSMQIGYHQLNNEDMAPQRLDGHLGSFAGWI from the exons ATGTACAAAATACTTGAGAGATACCGCACCTGCAACTACAACTCACCAGAAGCAACCCCTCCAGCAGAAAATGAA ATAAATTACCAAGAATATCTGAAGTTGAAGACCAGACTTGAATATCTTCAAAGTTCACAAAG AAATATTCTCGGTGAGGATCTGGGCCCACTTACCATGAGGGAGCTTGAGCAAATTGAGAACCAAATAGACATATCTCTCAAGCATATCAGGACAAGAAAG GAGCAAGAATTGCTGGATCAAAACAAAGACCTGAGGAAGAAG TTGCATGACATCAGCTGTGCCGAGAATGCGCTCCATATGTCATGGCAAGATGGAGGGCACGGTAGCTCCAGTGGGCATGCCATCAAGACTACTTATCCGGGACTGCTGCAACGCCCGGAACATGATTCCTCCATGCAAATTGG GTACCATCAGCTGAACAACGAAGACATGGCTCCACAGCGCCTTGATGGACACCTTGGATCTTTTGCAGGTTGGATATGA
- the LOC119288567 gene encoding MADS-box transcription factor 1-like isoform X1, whose amino-acid sequence MYKILERYRTCNYNSPEATPPAENEINYQEYLKLKTRLEYLQSSQRNILGEDLGPLTMRELEQIENQIDISLKHIRTRKNKVLLDELYDLKSKEQELLDQNKDLRKKLHDISCAENALHMSWQDGGHGSSSGHAIKTTYPGLLQRPEHDSSMQIGYHQLNNEDMAPQRLDGHLGSFAGWI is encoded by the exons ATGTACAAAATACTTGAGAGATACCGCACCTGCAACTACAACTCACCAGAAGCAACCCCTCCAGCAGAAAATGAA ATAAATTACCAAGAATATCTGAAGTTGAAGACCAGACTTGAATATCTTCAAAGTTCACAAAG AAATATTCTCGGTGAGGATCTGGGCCCACTTACCATGAGGGAGCTTGAGCAAATTGAGAACCAAATAGACATATCTCTCAAGCATATCAGGACAAGAAAG AATAAAGTATTACTTGATGAGTTATATGACCTGAAAAGTAAG GAGCAAGAATTGCTGGATCAAAACAAAGACCTGAGGAAGAAG TTGCATGACATCAGCTGTGCCGAGAATGCGCTCCATATGTCATGGCAAGATGGAGGGCACGGTAGCTCCAGTGGGCATGCCATCAAGACTACTTATCCGGGACTGCTGCAACGCCCGGAACATGATTCCTCCATGCAAATTGG GTACCATCAGCTGAACAACGAAGACATGGCTCCACAGCGCCTTGATGGACACCTTGGATCTTTTGCAGGTTGGATATGA